In Lentimicrobium sp. L6, the genomic window AATTCCTCAATTCTTCCTTTCCAGCCCGCTTTGCTTAAGAACCTGCGCGCATTCCTCAATTCTTCAACAATAAAGTGTTTAATATTTAGGATCTTCTCAATATTACCATTGGGAATAATGTCTTCCAGATTGCTTTCACCTAATGTGTTAGGAATCAGATATAATTTGCCTTTTTTTTCCATATTACCAGTTTACTTCTGCTCTTCTAACTGGCATAGTCATGCAACGTGCACCACCGCCACCTCGAGCTAATTCGCTACCTTCGATTGTGATAACGTATTTTTCATATTCTTCAGGGTTTCGTTTCTCACTCACCACATCTTTTGCAGTAATGACTTCAAAACCATTTTTATTTAATTCTTCAATAGTATATACATTTCTTCCATATCCAATCACCTTTCCAGGTGCTAATGCAAAGAAATTTGTTCCACTATGCCATTGTTCTCTTTCCATAGTATATGGGTCGCTATGACCACCACAATGAATAGGTTTCATGTCCATGCCTAAAGATTTTAGCCCACTAAAGATATTCGCGGTTTCTTTAATAGAATCTACTTTGCCATTATCTATAGTAATCATAATTGTTCTAAAACGATTTGCTTGCATGATAACTGGTTCGTAGATCATACATTTATCTTTATCCAAGAAAGTGAAGGCCATGTCTAAATGAATGAAAGATTCAGGACTATGGGGTAACTCCTGAACAATGATATGTCTTCTTTCTTTAGTACTTTTTAAACACTCAATAATAAAATCGATTCCTTGACTAGTAGTTCTTGGGCCGAGGCCTATCAATAAAATATCTTCTCTAGCAATTAAAACATCACCTCCTTCTATGGTTAAGTTTTTCATGGTACGAGCAATAGTCTGTGGATTTACTGTTCTAGTATTAAAACCAGGATGGAAGTCGAATATGCTTTCCATGATAATAGCTTCCCTTTCCCTAACTTCATTGGCCATCTTGTTAATGAGAACTCTCTTGTTGACAGAGACAGAAGCGTCACGCATAAAGAAAAAGTTATGCAAGGGTTTTAGAGTATATCGATCTGGATCCAGAAATTTGGTCAAATTGTTAACTACCATTTCACCTCCTTGAATTAAGGTGGCAGCTAAGTCTTTATTAGTTAAATCAGTAATATGACGTTCGTAACGTTCTATATTTTCACTTTTTAGAATTCTCTTAATCAATGTTTCCTTCACCTTATCATTACCCAAAATATCTTCTAAAAGGTCTTTTACTTCAAAAGTTTGGGTTAATTTATTTAAGGCCCCGCTAAATTCATCATATTCCTTAGTAGCAACAGTTAAGTTCAAAATATCTGAGTATAAGGCTCTTTCAGCATTTTGAGGAGTCATGTTTTCTACTTCAGGACCAGGTGAATGTAAGATAACACCTTCCAGCTTTCCTATTTCTGAGGATACTTGTATATCGATTGGATTCATCACATAAAAATTTTTGCAAAAGTACTAAAAATGAGCTTAGAAATAGGGATAAAAAACATGAGTGTATAACGTAATTTCTTAGAGATGAATTAAAAAAAATGAGTTTAAATAACGAATTTGTCTCAGATTTGTCAATCTCCATACAAAATCCTATATTCGAGCAATCAAAAAAATATATATCATTGAGTTTAACAATAGCACAAGCACAAGAAGTCGTTGATATTTGGATCAAGGAAAATGGAGTGAGATACTTTAATGAATTGACCAATATGGCCATTTTAATGGAAGAAGTAGGGGAGGTGGCTAGAATTATTTCTCGTAAATACGGAGAGCAGTCCTTTAAAAAAAGTGATGAAAAAGTAGATTTAGCCGACGAGTTTGCTGATGTGCTTTTTGTTCTTATTTGCTTAGCTAATCAGACCGGAATTGATTTGACAATGGCTTTACAAAAGAATCTCGAAAAAAAAACCAAGCGAGATTCTCAGCGACATAAGAATAATCTCAAACTACAAGATAATAACAAAACCTAAATATATGAAAAGAAGAATACTATTATTGTTAAGTATTGCTTTGTTGGCATGGCCTGTTCTTGCGCAGCAAAGTGACAGCACTAAGACTGCTAAAATTAAAAAAGGATGGAGCTTTGGGGCACTACCTGTGGTATCCTATGATAGTGATCTCGGATTTCAGTATGGTGCTTTAGGATCCATTTATCATTATGGTGATGGAAGTAGATTTCCTGAATACGATCATATGTTTTACGTGGAAGGAAGTTTATTTACAAAGGGAAGTGGAATTTTCCGTTTTGCCTATGAAAGCGATCGTCTGATTAAGGGTGTTAGAATCAATTTCGATATGAGCTATATTCCAGATGATGCCTATGATTTTATTGGGTTTAATGGATATGAATCTGTGTATAATCAAGCATGGATTGATCAGGATAATGTAGAAGACTACATAAGTCGAATGTTTTATAAGCAAAAACGAAACATGTTCCGTACTCGAGTTGATTTTCAGGGGAAATTAGCCATAAAGAACTTGAATTGGACTGGTGGTGTTGAGTTTTATAATATGGAAATTTCTAGTGTTAATATTGATAAATTTAATAAAGGAAAAGATGGCGATGATCTTTTGCTTCCTATTGATTCGATGCCTGGTTTATATGAAAGATATCAAGAATGGGGATTGATAGATGCAAAAACTAAAGATGGTGGAATGGTGATGGGATTAAAAGCTGGTCTGGTTTATGATTCTAGAGATAATCGCGCTCATCCTACAAAAGGAATTTGGACTGAAGCCGGTTTGTTCTTTGCTCCTTCCTTTATCAATGATGTGGATGAAGGCTATCTTAAATTTTATTTAACTCACAGACAATACTTCAATATTGTAAAAGACCGATTAACTTTTGCTTATAGAATCGGCTATCAATCAAGTCTGGTGAATAAGGGACCTTGGTATACTGATCAATTAATTATTACGAGTGCTCTTAGAGGAGCTTTCTCAGAAGGATTAGGTGGGGCAAGAAGCCTTAGAGGTATCAAGAGAAATAGAGTAGTAGGAGATGGTATAGCTTATGGTAATTTAGAGTTGCGTTGGAAAGTCATTTATTTCGATTGGTTTAATCAGAACTTTTATATTGGTTTAAATGGTTTTCTCGATGGTGGACAAGTGGTGAAGTTAATACCCACAGAAGACCAGATTGCAATAATTGATGATCCAACTATTGATAAAGAAGATTATTTTGATGTGGGGGCTGAAAGTATACATACCAGTTATGGTTTAGGTTTAAAGATAGCAATGAATCATAATTTCATTTTCGGAGTGGATTATGGTAGAGTTGTTAGTGATAAAGATGGTGGTTCGGGAATTTATATCGGATTGAATTATTTGTTCTAGGTGAAAATATTCAGGCATAAAAAATCCCAAAATCTTAAGATTTTGGGATTTTTGTTTTAAAGGCTATTTCCTAATGATTAAGAAAAGGATATTCAACTTTAGTTAAAAATAAAGCTTGTCCTGGAACAGACCAGCCTGCATTTCCGCGATTTTTACTTTCTATTACGGCTCTAAATTCTTGTAAACTCATTTTTCCTTGTCCAACTTCTAATAAAGTACCTACAATGGCTCTTACCATATTTCGAAGGAAACGATCTGCTTGAATAGTAAAGACCCATAAATGATCCTCCTCCAAATTCCATTCGGCTTTCATGATTTTGCAATTAAAGGTATTTACATCGGTACCTGTTTTCGAGAAACATTCAAAATCACTATATTCAAAAAGTATTTTAGCGGCCTCATTCATCCCTTCAAAATTCACATTTTTAAAAGGTAGCTGATAACTCAAATCTTTCTTGAAAGGGTTTTTTTGAGTGACGATGTGATATTCATAAGTTCTGCTTGAAGCATCAAACCGGGTATGTGCATCTTTATCAACCTCAAATATTTCTTGAATGGCTATGTCATAAGGAAGTATAGAGTTTAATTTATAAACCATTTGTTCCAAGGGAAACCGAGTTTTTTCAAAATCTATTTCCAAATGCGCATAAAATTCACTGGCGTGGACACCTGTATCGGTTCTTCCACAGCCAGTTATCATTTGAGGAGCTCTTAAGAGTATTTCTAAAGCTTCATTTATTTTTTGTTGCACAGTCATGGCATTGGGCTGAATTTGCCAACCATGATAATTTGTACCTAGATAGGAAAGCTTTATAAAATACCTTTTTTGCATTAGTTGATAATATCGAAACCAGTATAGCGCTGTAGAACTTCAGGAATTTTAATTCCGTCTTCAGTTTGATTATTTTCAATCAAAGCAGCCATAATTCTAGGTAGCGCTAATGCACTACCATTTAGAGTATGCGCTAATTGACTCTTTCCATTCTCATCCTTAAAACGAAGCTTCAAACGATTGGCTTGGAAGCTTTCGAAGTTGGAAACAGAACTCACCTCTAGCCATCTATCTTGACCTGTACTATAAACTTCGTAATCAAAAGTTAAGGCAGAAGTAAAACTCACATCACCACCACAAAGGCGTAATTCACGATAAGGTAGTCCTAGCTTTTCTAATAATCCGATAACGTGAGCTTTCATCTCTTCTAAAGTCTCATAAGACTTGTCGGGATGTTGAACTTGTACAATCTCTACTTTGTCAAATTGGTGTAATCTATTTAATCCTCTAACTTCTTTACCATAACTACCAGCTTCTCTACGGAAACAGGCTGAATAAGCCACGTTTTTCACAGGGAAATCGGCTGATTTTAAAATGACATTTCTGTAAATATTAGTAACAGGAACTTCAGCAGTAGGAATCATATAAAGATTATCGGCTGGCATGTGGTACATTTGGCCTTCTTTATCAGGTAATTGACCAGTTCCATAGGCAGAATCCTCATTTACCATAAGTGGAGGAAGTACTTCTAAATACCCATTATCAACGGCTTCATCTAAGAAGAAACTAATGAGGGCACGTTGTAATTTGGCTCCTTTTCCCTTATATACTGGAAATCCAGCCCCGGTAATTTTAACGCCTAATTCAAAATCAATAAGGTCGTATTTCTTGGTCAGCTCCCAGTGAGGAAGTTTGTTAGATCCTAATTCAGGAATGCTACCATGTTCAGATAATACCTCATTTTCCTCTTCACCTTTACCTGGCTTTACTGTTGGGTGCGGAATATTTGGCAAGGAAATGATAAGGTTTTGAAGTTCTACTTCGGTTTCTGCTTTTTGCTCACCTATAGACTTAGAAAGACTCTTTAATTCAGCACTCCTAGCTTTTTTTGTATTGGCCTCCTCAATTTTTCCTTCTTTAAAAAGTAAACCAATTGATTTGGCTATTTGGTTGGCTTCAGCAAGATTAGCATCAAGCTCCCCTTGAAGTTTCTTTCTTAAATTGTTTTTCTCTTCTATTTGGGGAATGATATCGCTAGCATCAAAGTTTTTGATTTTAAGCTTTTCAATAACTTCTGCCTGATTTTCAATGATATAGTTTGTTTGCAACATGGGTTTTCTATTTTTTGCAAATGTAAACGATTCATGCTCAAAATAAAAGGTTGAGCATAAAAAAACTGTCAAGCAATAAGCAAGACAGTTTTATTTTTTATAACAGTATTAGCTTATTCGGCAGCTTCAATAGGACTAACAGATACATATGATCTATCTTGTCTAGTCTTTTTGAATTCAACAATACCATCAACCAAAGCAAATAAAGTATGATCTTTACCCATTCCTACATTTAGTCCTGGGTTATGAACTGTACCTCTTTGTCTGATTAAGATATTACCAGCTTTAGCAAACTGTCCGCCGTATATTTTTACTCCGAGTCTTTTACTTTGGGACTCTCTACCGTTTTTCGAACTACCAGCACCTTTTTTATGAGCCATTTTTTCTAATTTTGAGGGTTCAACTTAATACCAATGCCTATGCAACGATATTTTCGATTTGTACTTGGGTTAAATTCTGACGATGTCCCTGAAATTTCTTATAACCTTTTCTTCTCTTCTTTTTGAAAACAAAAACTTTATCTCCACGTAAGTGAGAAAGAATTTTAACGGAAACTTTCGCTCCTTCGAGCACAGGGGTTCCAATCTTAACAGCTCCTTCATTGTCTACTAAAAGCACCTTATCAAACTCTAGGGAAGCTCCCTCATCGCCTTCTAAACGGTGCACAAAGATCTTTTGATCTTTAGTGACTTTAAACTGTTGCCCAGCTATTTCTACAATTGCGTACATGTTATTAAATGTAATTAGTTTAACATTTTTCGGAGTGCAAAAGTAGATAATTATTTTTGATAAACAATACTTTTGATTAAAATATTTAATTATTATTGAATTGTTTTTAGGCCTTTAATGGCTTAAAATCAAAGGTCTCGTGGAATACTACCATTGTATGGGGGCTCAGGATTCTAAATTTCATTGTGCTTTCTGATTTTATGTGTTTTTCCAAATAAAATCGAGTAAAATGGCAGAATGTTAGATTTGTTAAGATCTCTTTAAAATTTAAAGAATTAAAAAGGATACATATACGAGTTAAAGAGCTACACTTACTAATAATAGATGGTTTTGATAAAACTAAATTTCTTATCTTTAGTATATGATTAAAAAAACGCTGTTATGAAAAAATTTAAACTCACAAGAAGTCTTTCTGTCTTCTTAATTGCATTAGTCCTAGGTGTAGGATTCCAATCTTGTAAGAAAATTGAGAAGCCTCAAGAAGAAACTGAGGTTGACGAAATCAAATTCACTATTAATAATGACTCAGAAAGTTTAACCTCGAGCAGGGTGACTTATTATAATGAGCCCATTATGTTTTCAAAGAAATCTAGCGACAAAAGCTCAGGTGGGCATACCTGGTATTATGTGGCTGAGGTAGAGTCGCCAAATTTCTTAGGAGATGACTTGAGTGCAACTCATGTTGTAATATCTGATGATAAAGCTTATGTTAGCTATAATAGACAAGGTGATGAGTATGCTGGAGGTGTGGAAGTGATAGACCTATCGAATCCGGCTTTTCCAGCTATTATTTCTCAGGAATTATACGATGGTGCAGATGTAAATGCGGTAGCTGTTGATTATAATGGGAATGAAAGCCAAAAGAAATTATGGTTGGCCTTAAGTAGCTTTAAAAAAGGAGCCTTAATGCGTCAGGTCATCCTAGAGAATGGCTTATTGGGAGCTAATATTTCTGATGTTAATTTATCAAAATCATTAAGTGATGGAACTATTGCAGCTTCTGCAAATGGTATTGTTGCTTCTTCGGATTATATTTATGTAACTGCTGGACAAAGTCATGGTGGTACGTTTCAATTATCGGCAAATGATTTAAGTGTTTTGGCAAACGAAGAGTATACACATGCTAAATACCCTGTTGTAAATGGCTTAGATGTAGGTAGTAAGCAAATAACTTTGAGAACGGGAGAAAACTCTCAGATGTTAGTCTATAATGTAGGACCAACTAGAAATCCTATTACCTACGATATTACTTCTGTATACCACCAAAATGTAGAAGAACCCTATAAAGGAAAATCAACCATTCATATAGACGAAGGCGGCATTGTTGCCTATGTAGCTTCTGGATTGCATGGATTAAAAGGATATAATATAAATACAGGTGCCGAAGTTATTACATCTCCATCTAATATGTTGACCACAGGAAATACCAATGGTATTGCAAAAGATGAGGATTATATATATTTAGCTAATGGTGCGGATGGTTTATATATAGCTACTTTGCCTGATGGTGGGAGTGGTGAAATTGTACCAGTTCAAGTTTGGGACTTACAAGAGTCTGGTGCTTCAGCTAATTTAGTTCAAACTGATGGTGATTGGATATTTGTTGCCAAAGGTGGA contains:
- a CDS encoding arginine deiminase family protein translates to MNPIDIQVSSEIGKLEGVILHSPGPEVENMTPQNAERALYSDILNLTVATKEYDEFSGALNKLTQTFEVKDLLEDILGNDKVKETLIKRILKSENIERYERHITDLTNKDLAATLIQGGEMVVNNLTKFLDPDRYTLKPLHNFFFMRDASVSVNKRVLINKMANEVREREAIIMESIFDFHPGFNTRTVNPQTIARTMKNLTIEGGDVLIAREDILLIGLGPRTTSQGIDFIIECLKSTKERRHIIVQELPHSPESFIHLDMAFTFLDKDKCMIYEPVIMQANRFRTIMITIDNGKVDSIKETANIFSGLKSLGMDMKPIHCGGHSDPYTMEREQWHSGTNFFALAPGKVIGYGRNVYTIEELNKNGFEVITAKDVVSEKRNPEEYEKYVITIEGSELARGGGGARCMTMPVRRAEVNW
- a CDS encoding nucleotide pyrophosphohydrolase, translated to MSLTIAQAQEVVDIWIKENGVRYFNELTNMAILMEEVGEVARIISRKYGEQSFKKSDEKVDLADEFADVLFVLICLANQTGIDLTMALQKNLEKKTKRDSQRHKNNLKLQDNNKT
- a CDS encoding BamA/TamA family outer membrane protein, which encodes MKRRILLLLSIALLAWPVLAQQSDSTKTAKIKKGWSFGALPVVSYDSDLGFQYGALGSIYHYGDGSRFPEYDHMFYVEGSLFTKGSGIFRFAYESDRLIKGVRINFDMSYIPDDAYDFIGFNGYESVYNQAWIDQDNVEDYISRMFYKQKRNMFRTRVDFQGKLAIKNLNWTGGVEFYNMEISSVNIDKFNKGKDGDDLLLPIDSMPGLYERYQEWGLIDAKTKDGGMVMGLKAGLVYDSRDNRAHPTKGIWTEAGLFFAPSFINDVDEGYLKFYLTHRQYFNIVKDRLTFAYRIGYQSSLVNKGPWYTDQLIITSALRGAFSEGLGGARSLRGIKRNRVVGDGIAYGNLELRWKVIYFDWFNQNFYIGLNGFLDGGQVVKLIPTEDQIAIIDDPTIDKEDYFDVGAESIHTSYGLGLKIAMNHNFIFGVDYGRVVSDKDGGSGIYIGLNYLF
- the truA gene encoding tRNA pseudouridine(38-40) synthase TruA is translated as MQKRYFIKLSYLGTNYHGWQIQPNAMTVQQKINEALEILLRAPQMITGCGRTDTGVHASEFYAHLEIDFEKTRFPLEQMVYKLNSILPYDIAIQEIFEVDKDAHTRFDASSRTYEYHIVTQKNPFKKDLSYQLPFKNVNFEGMNEAAKILFEYSDFECFSKTGTDVNTFNCKIMKAEWNLEEDHLWVFTIQADRFLRNMVRAIVGTLLEVGQGKMSLQEFRAVIESKNRGNAGWSVPGQALFLTKVEYPFLNH
- the serS gene encoding serine--tRNA ligase, giving the protein MLQTNYIIENQAEVIEKLKIKNFDASDIIPQIEEKNNLRKKLQGELDANLAEANQIAKSIGLLFKEGKIEEANTKKARSAELKSLSKSIGEQKAETEVELQNLIISLPNIPHPTVKPGKGEEENEVLSEHGSIPELGSNKLPHWELTKKYDLIDFELGVKITGAGFPVYKGKGAKLQRALISFFLDEAVDNGYLEVLPPLMVNEDSAYGTGQLPDKEGQMYHMPADNLYMIPTAEVPVTNIYRNVILKSADFPVKNVAYSACFRREAGSYGKEVRGLNRLHQFDKVEIVQVQHPDKSYETLEEMKAHVIGLLEKLGLPYRELRLCGGDVSFTSALTFDYEVYSTGQDRWLEVSSVSNFESFQANRLKLRFKDENGKSQLAHTLNGSALALPRIMAALIENNQTEDGIKIPEVLQRYTGFDIIN
- the rpmA gene encoding 50S ribosomal protein L27; this encodes MAHKKGAGSSKNGRESQSKRLGVKIYGGQFAKAGNILIRQRGTVHNPGLNVGMGKDHTLFALVDGIVEFKKTRQDRSYVSVSPIEAAE
- the rplU gene encoding 50S ribosomal protein L21; the encoded protein is MYAIVEIAGQQFKVTKDQKIFVHRLEGDEGASLEFDKVLLVDNEGAVKIGTPVLEGAKVSVKILSHLRGDKVFVFKKKRRKGYKKFQGHRQNLTQVQIENIVA
- a CDS encoding DUF4114 domain-containing protein, which translates into the protein MKKFKLTRSLSVFLIALVLGVGFQSCKKIEKPQEETEVDEIKFTINNDSESLTSSRVTYYNEPIMFSKKSSDKSSGGHTWYYVAEVESPNFLGDDLSATHVVISDDKAYVSYNRQGDEYAGGVEVIDLSNPAFPAIISQELYDGADVNAVAVDYNGNESQKKLWLALSSFKKGALMRQVILENGLLGANISDVNLSKSLSDGTIAASANGIVASSDYIYVTAGQSHGGTFQLSANDLSVLANEEYTHAKYPVVNGLDVGSKQITLRTGENSQMLVYNVGPTRNPITYDITSVYHQNVEEPYKGKSTIHIDEGGIVAYVASGLHGLKGYNINTGAEVITSPSNMLTTGNTNGIAKDEDYIYLANGADGLYIATLPDGGSGEIVPVQVWDLQESGASANLVQTDGDWIFVAKGGGGLKILRKIANGNYPVICDYDSQGIPECLEPNPDDLCESLLSDLGVTLPERQNALTHHPEYFVNENREIVLSEPAQISVTYISEGAGFRNSFGYYFYNQNNPPTTAADLQSSMTIIFPNASGEGSGGALLPGDKIYQLGTFPAGTVVGYFMQANAWNGQEVTNGLYTHYTIPAFNQNETQQHILMYDYNCSDVLMAFEDVLLPDGDHDFNDLIFQMNIEPAESVPTQDYNQIPPEGN